In the genome of Actinomycetes bacterium, one region contains:
- a CDS encoding NADPH:quinone oxidoreductase family protein: MRVAQIHELTGPGGLRMADVDQPQPSSDQVLIDVAAAGVAFPDLLLSRGLYQLKPPPPFVPGSEVAGTVVSAPDNSGFAPGDRVAALTLLNGFAERAVAPLSAVYRLPDDVSFAEGAALPMNYLTVQFAFDRRAALRPGEQVLVHGAAGGIGTAALQFLKWRGARSIAVVSTEEKVAVATAAGADQVVLADGFRDAVRDLTDGRGVDAVLDPVGGDRFTDSLRCLAPEGRLLVIGFTAGEIPTVKINRLLLNNIAVVGVSWGTFALATPGYLTEQWEALAPGIESGALRPPVAAELPMSRGGDALRMLAERQVQGKIVLLPAN, translated from the coding sequence ATGCGAGTTGCGCAGATTCATGAACTCACCGGTCCCGGCGGGCTGCGAATGGCTGACGTCGACCAACCACAGCCGAGTTCAGACCAAGTACTGATCGACGTGGCAGCCGCTGGCGTTGCTTTTCCGGATCTACTGCTGAGCCGGGGGCTATACCAACTCAAGCCGCCGCCGCCGTTCGTGCCCGGTTCCGAGGTGGCGGGAACCGTCGTGTCGGCCCCTGATAACAGCGGGTTTGCACCCGGCGATCGGGTCGCAGCACTCACCCTGCTCAACGGTTTCGCTGAACGAGCCGTCGCACCCCTATCGGCGGTGTACCGACTGCCCGACGATGTCTCCTTCGCTGAGGGTGCGGCATTGCCGATGAACTATCTCACCGTGCAGTTTGCCTTTGATCGACGAGCCGCCCTCCGCCCAGGCGAACAGGTGCTCGTGCACGGTGCCGCCGGCGGTATCGGGACTGCCGCCCTGCAGTTCCTGAAGTGGCGAGGTGCCCGTTCCATCGCGGTGGTGTCCACCGAAGAAAAGGTAGCCGTGGCGACCGCTGCCGGCGCTGACCAGGTCGTGTTGGCGGACGGGTTCCGGGATGCCGTACGTGATCTCACCGACGGTAGAGGTGTCGATGCGGTACTCGATCCGGTCGGTGGCGATCGCTTCACTGACTCGCTACGTTGCCTTGCGCCGGAAGGTCGCCTGCTCGTCATTGGTTTCACCGCGGGGGAGATTCCCACGGTCAAGATCAACCGACTGCTGCTAAACAACATCGCGGTAGTAGGGGTCTCCTGGGGAACCTTTGCACTTGCGACTCCCGGATATCTGACAGAGCAGTGGGAGGCACTCGCGCCGGGTATCGAATCAGGTGCCTTGCGCCCACCGGTAGCCGCCGAACTGCCGATGAGCCGCGGGGGCGATGCGTTGCGCATGTTGGCGGAACGTCAGGTACAGGGAAAGATCGTCCTTTTGCCGGCCAACTAG
- a CDS encoding bile acid:sodium symporter, with the protein MSGYDRLSQWLLPVGVLLALLAGLTIPDPGATLAAVSLGPLDVTSMSVIVIFLISGIAIHGATLHLTGLARVAVIVCVLNLVLAPTLAGLLLTVVTLPTGLVFGLAVMISVPTTLSSAAVLTQVAGGDQAWGTALTVVCVFAGSITAPLAVSLLLSAEVIVPAGPLLLRLVLLVLVPLAVGNLLARVLGWRVNRFWRLIPSLGVIVLAWVTVSESAETVHSTPGQQLLLAAMLVIGGHAVMLLLARIASAGLPAERAIPAFLVTAQKTLPLALTVIAAVAALVPELQPYAADAVVVAVLWHFLQLLVDGTLAARWGHRVVSTPTVAP; encoded by the coding sequence GTGAGCGGTTACGACCGACTGAGTCAGTGGTTGTTACCAGTGGGCGTCCTATTGGCGCTACTGGCGGGTCTGACCATTCCCGATCCGGGTGCGACACTGGCGGCCGTGTCGCTCGGTCCGCTGGACGTGACCAGTATGAGCGTGATCGTCATCTTCCTAATCAGCGGAATTGCCATTCACGGCGCCACACTGCACCTGACCGGTCTGGCTCGGGTAGCGGTGATCGTGTGTGTCCTGAATCTGGTCTTGGCTCCCACTCTGGCGGGTTTGCTGCTAACGGTGGTGACGCTGCCGACGGGCCTGGTTTTTGGCCTCGCAGTCATGATTTCGGTGCCAACAACGCTCAGTTCAGCGGCTGTCTTGACTCAGGTAGCTGGTGGCGATCAGGCCTGGGGCACCGCGTTGACGGTGGTATGTGTGTTTGCTGGCTCAATCACCGCTCCGCTGGCGGTTTCGTTGCTGCTCAGTGCAGAAGTCATCGTTCCAGCGGGTCCGCTCTTGCTGCGACTAGTGCTGTTAGTACTAGTGCCACTGGCAGTGGGTAACTTGCTGGCCCGAGTCTTGGGCTGGCGGGTCAACCGGTTCTGGCGGTTAATCCCGTCGCTCGGGGTGATTGTGCTGGCCTGGGTCACGGTGTCGGAATCGGCGGAAACGGTGCACAGCACCCCAGGTCAGCAACTGTTACTCGCCGCCATGCTGGTCATCGGGGGGCACGCGGTGATGTTGCTCCTCGCCCGTATCGCCAGCGCTGGCCTACCCGCCGAGCGCGCGATTCCCGCGTTCCTCGTCACCGCGCAAAAGACCCTGCCGCTCGCCCTGACCGTCATCGCGGCTGTGGCGGCGCTGGTGCCGGAACTGCAGCCTTATGCTGCTGATGCCGTCGTGGTCGCCGTGCTCTGGCATTTCCTGCAACTTCTCGTTGACGGCACCTTGGCAGCTCGTTGGGGGCACCGGGTGGTCAGCACCCCGACCGTGGCGCCCTAG
- a CDS encoding MFS transporter → MASQPADDAGLASSNDAGVVDDPRRLRLILITVSLALMMVISSVSGLNVALPDLAKTTGATQSELQWIVDAYTVALAGLLFISGAIGDRFGRRRLLISGLVLFGTLAAVAFFVTEPTTLIYLRAGMGVGAAAVMPTTLSIITTSFPEERRPHAVGIWVGVAGAGAVLGLVMSGLLLEFFSWSSFFALNVVLAVLALIGTVAVIPNSVDDEPPALDAFGAALSFLAVAALVFGIIEGPVAGWGSTEVIAALTIGVLSMALFLWWEARNDAPLLDPRLFRLRGFSTGSASLMLQFFAAFGFFFTIIQYLQIVIGFSPLQASLSILPMAIVTLPLARVAPVIAARVGYNKVGSLGLLCLGTGLLLMSFLSTDFNYWRFLAGLLVFGAGMALAGAPATAAITASLPRQKQGVASAMNDTSREFGSALGIAVLGSVLNNIYRSEVSQYDGDLPQKTRDAIESSVAAAAGITEQLGPQGAQLLSAANEAFVAGASGALRVGAFFAILGAIFVFIRAPRRNPATNR, encoded by the coding sequence ATGGCTTCCCAACCGGCGGACGACGCGGGACTTGCGAGTTCGAATGATGCAGGGGTCGTCGACGATCCCCGCAGACTGCGACTTATCCTCATCACCGTCTCGCTGGCGTTGATGATGGTCATCTCCAGCGTGAGCGGCCTCAACGTGGCGTTGCCTGACTTAGCGAAAACTACCGGGGCGACCCAAAGCGAGTTGCAGTGGATCGTTGACGCCTACACGGTTGCACTTGCTGGGTTGCTCTTCATCTCCGGAGCGATCGGCGATCGGTTTGGCCGTCGCCGATTACTGATCAGCGGTCTGGTGCTTTTTGGAACACTGGCCGCAGTCGCCTTCTTCGTTACCGAACCGACGACGCTGATCTACCTGCGCGCCGGCATGGGGGTGGGTGCCGCAGCAGTTATGCCCACCACACTATCCATCATTACGACTTCCTTCCCTGAGGAGAGAAGGCCCCATGCCGTTGGCATCTGGGTCGGTGTGGCTGGAGCAGGGGCTGTCTTGGGCTTGGTAATGTCCGGTCTTCTCCTGGAGTTTTTCTCGTGGAGCTCCTTCTTCGCGCTGAATGTAGTTCTGGCAGTGCTGGCACTGATCGGAACAGTTGCCGTCATTCCGAACTCAGTGGATGACGAACCACCAGCGCTGGATGCGTTCGGCGCTGCGCTGTCCTTCCTCGCTGTCGCAGCTTTGGTATTCGGCATCATCGAGGGACCAGTGGCGGGCTGGGGATCAACCGAGGTCATCGCAGCCCTGACAATCGGCGTGCTGAGCATGGCGCTGTTCTTGTGGTGGGAGGCACGTAACGATGCCCCGCTACTGGACCCGCGACTGTTCCGACTACGGGGGTTCTCAACGGGATCAGCGTCACTCATGCTGCAGTTCTTCGCAGCCTTTGGCTTCTTCTTTACCATCATCCAGTACCTGCAGATCGTCATAGGTTTCTCCCCACTGCAGGCCTCCCTGTCGATCTTGCCCATGGCCATCGTGACGCTACCGTTGGCGCGAGTCGCACCCGTTATTGCGGCACGAGTCGGCTACAACAAGGTTGGCAGCCTCGGCCTGCTGTGCCTAGGCACCGGCTTGCTGTTGATGTCATTCCTGTCCACTGACTTCAACTACTGGCGGTTCCTAGCAGGACTACTGGTCTTCGGCGCCGGGATGGCGTTGGCGGGTGCTCCTGCAACCGCCGCCATTACTGCTTCGCTGCCGCGTCAGAAGCAGGGTGTGGCATCGGCCATGAACGACACGTCCCGAGAGTTCGGCAGCGCGCTGGGGATCGCCGTGCTGGGCAGCGTGTTGAACAATATCTACCGCTCGGAGGTCAGCCAATATGACGGCGACCTCCCGCAAAAAACCCGAGATGCCATCGAATCCTCCGTGGCTGCAGCCGCCGGTATTACCGAGCAGTTGGGGCCGCAGGGTGCGCAACTGCTGTCGGCGGCCAACGAGGCATTCGTGGCCGGGGCGAGTGGTGCGTTACGGGTTGGTGCGTTCTTCGCGATCCTGGGTGCGATCTTCGTGTTCATTCGGGCACCACGCCGAAACCCAGCCACAAACCGCTAG
- a CDS encoding SRPBCC family protein, which yields MARYVARVPSGAAPERVYNYLANFTTIAEWDPGVTSAELLSGPPATEGAVYRVVAAFGPRKIPLDYRVLFAEPPHPRQPGRILLEATTSEFSSRDIIEVSAADTGCVAVYDATLELAGLRQVADPFMQLAFNIVGRRAENGLITALADPTRFA from the coding sequence ATGGCCCGCTACGTGGCGCGGGTGCCGTCCGGCGCCGCCCCCGAACGGGTCTACAACTATCTGGCGAACTTCACCACCATCGCCGAGTGGGATCCGGGCGTCACTTCCGCTGAGTTGCTCAGCGGACCACCAGCCACCGAAGGTGCTGTGTACCGGGTCGTAGCAGCCTTTGGCCCGCGCAAGATTCCACTCGACTATCGGGTGCTATTCGCTGAACCACCCCATCCACGGCAACCCGGCCGCATCCTGCTGGAAGCCACCACTTCCGAGTTCAGTAGTCGCGACATCATCGAAGTATCAGCTGCCGACACTGGTTGCGTCGCTGTCTACGACGCCACCTTGGAACTTGCTGGACTCCGCCAAGTCGCCGATCCCTTCATGCAACTCGCCTTCAACATCGTCGGGCGGCGGGCGGAGAACGGCTTGATCACCGCACTGGCGGACCCAACTCGGTTCGCATGA
- a CDS encoding peptidoglycan-binding protein, with translation MWRKGAVVAFSAILIVGVSACSSSDSDSDQSASPSPTSSPTAAGGNSTAEFNKEIQEELDAVGCMAGPVDGILGPQSDAAIVRFQEAAGIEVDGELGPQTESELKRAAAAGDTVCTTPTASPTTTPTPTKSPAGKPRCNATALGAALDADESVVAYQCEDLGDGERWAGGTARDSGGVEYPFFAKSKGSQWERVSPDEVCGTADAGLGPILDYCDTSSASPTSSTSPTG, from the coding sequence ATGTGGCGTAAAGGCGCAGTTGTGGCGTTCTCCGCGATTCTTATCGTGGGAGTTTCTGCCTGCAGTTCCAGTGACAGTGATTCAGATCAGTCGGCGAGTCCCAGCCCAACCAGTAGCCCTACGGCAGCTGGTGGCAACTCAACAGCTGAGTTCAACAAGGAGATCCAGGAAGAACTCGACGCGGTCGGTTGTATGGCCGGCCCAGTCGACGGAATCCTCGGGCCGCAATCGGATGCAGCGATCGTTCGATTCCAGGAAGCAGCGGGTATCGAGGTAGATGGCGAACTTGGTCCGCAAACGGAATCTGAGTTGAAGCGGGCAGCGGCTGCGGGTGACACCGTTTGCACGACACCCACGGCATCTCCCACCACGACACCCACCCCCACCAAGTCCCCTGCTGGCAAACCACGTTGCAACGCGACCGCATTGGGGGCCGCACTTGACGCGGATGAGAGCGTCGTCGCGTACCAGTGTGAGGATCTTGGCGACGGTGAGCGTTGGGCCGGTGGCACGGCACGCGACAGTGGCGGCGTGGAGTACCCATTCTTCGCCAAATCCAAGGGAAGCCAGTGGGAGCGAGTGTCCCCCGATGAGGTCTGTGGCACAGCTGACGCTGGTCTAGGCCCGATCTTGGACTACTGCGATACCTCGTCGGCTAGCCCGACGAGTTCGACGAGTCCGACTGGTTAA
- a CDS encoding M23 family metallopeptidase, with the protein MSRIHSESMGYVLLSSAVVGGALVLVPPNAGGADAEGITPEDIDRPASVVEGQTQRVGADNTAAESPELKPGERTFTNQQNHLAKQRAKRISARFPFGRLKSGLAVPLKKFRVGPLFGRVGGPHTGGVHSGLDLGAPANTPVRSASDGRVIVAAWQGAAGKAVTIKTETGHQVLYGHLNQIDVKQGQKVAAGDVIGLVGSTGNSTGPHLHIGVHRKDGKLIDPMVWMKTSVPELSTQGRN; encoded by the coding sequence ATGTCGAGGATTCATTCGGAGTCAATGGGGTACGTCCTGTTGAGTTCCGCTGTGGTTGGCGGAGCACTTGTCTTGGTGCCACCGAACGCGGGTGGGGCTGATGCTGAGGGAATAACACCCGAGGACATTGATCGTCCGGCCAGCGTGGTGGAGGGGCAAACCCAGCGGGTCGGTGCTGACAATACTGCTGCGGAATCTCCGGAGTTGAAGCCAGGTGAGCGGACCTTCACCAACCAGCAAAACCACTTGGCGAAGCAACGCGCTAAGCGCATTTCTGCCCGATTCCCCTTCGGCAGGCTTAAGAGTGGCCTCGCGGTGCCACTCAAGAAGTTCCGGGTTGGGCCACTGTTCGGTCGCGTTGGTGGACCGCACACCGGTGGGGTGCACAGTGGTTTGGATCTGGGAGCACCTGCAAATACTCCCGTGCGCAGTGCTTCTGACGGTCGAGTTATTGTCGCTGCCTGGCAGGGGGCTGCCGGTAAAGCAGTGACTATCAAGACCGAGACTGGACATCAAGTGTTGTACGGGCACCTGAATCAGATTGATGTGAAGCAGGGTCAAAAGGTCGCCGCCGGTGACGTCATTGGCTTGGTGGGTTCCACCGGCAACTCGACTGGGCCGCATCTTCATATCGGTGTGCACCGCAAGGACGGCAAACTCATTGACCCGATGGTGTGGATGAAGACCTCGGTCCCCGAGCTAAGCACACAGGGTCGAAACTAG
- a CDS encoding DUF4333 domain-containing protein, translating to MRKRHRRLVSTAAAVVVSVLMVGCSVQVGGSGDLNTSKLENELTADIEAALPGIPLSVQCPSDIPMAAETSFTCDATVAGQSLTFDITQTDDEGNVDSEPEQAVLLMSKIDEQVAPQLSDQLGGQWQVTCNPPGSQDGVLVAPPGATFECSFSGVGSNGTELVDQPMEITVDDLAGNVSWRA from the coding sequence ATGCGAAAGCGTCATCGGCGACTCGTTTCGACGGCCGCTGCGGTAGTCGTGTCAGTTCTAATGGTCGGATGCTCGGTGCAAGTCGGTGGCTCAGGTGACCTGAACACCAGCAAACTCGAGAATGAACTCACTGCAGACATCGAAGCAGCTCTGCCCGGCATTCCCCTTAGCGTGCAATGCCCTAGCGATATACCGATGGCCGCTGAAACCAGTTTCACCTGCGACGCTACCGTCGCCGGTCAGAGTCTGACCTTCGACATCACCCAAACAGATGATGAGGGCAATGTCGACTCGGAGCCAGAACAAGCAGTGTTGCTGATGTCCAAGATCGATGAACAAGTAGCGCCGCAACTTTCTGATCAGTTAGGTGGACAGTGGCAGGTGACCTGCAACCCGCCGGGCTCCCAAGACGGCGTGCTCGTCGCACCTCCGGGAGCGACTTTTGAGTGTTCCTTCAGTGGCGTCGGCAGTAATGGAACGGAACTGGTCGATCAACCGATGGAGATCACCGTCGACGACCTCGCTGGCAACGTTAGTTGGCGGGCGTAG
- a CDS encoding alpha/beta hydrolase — MRSFSHDRLVFEVKDEGPEDGYPVVLLHGFPQDATCWDAIVGPLQEAGFRTLALNQRGYSPDARPRGAGNYTSAALVEDVLAVMDAAGIGSAHIVGHDWGGAVAWNLAGSHPERARTLTSLSTPHPAAFRTVALRSTQLLNSWYMGLFQLRWATEQLLHPGGPLWAALMRGLPKHQAQHYTERMRAPGALTAALNWYRAMPRELIKPTVKAGRIEVPTLYMWGDRDPALGRAAAMASADFVDADYTFVVLKDVGHWIPETAPDLVVSGLLDFWSYEAEQSAMANRT, encoded by the coding sequence ATGCGATCTTTCTCCCACGACCGATTGGTCTTCGAGGTCAAGGACGAGGGGCCCGAGGACGGCTACCCAGTGGTGCTGTTGCACGGCTTCCCGCAGGATGCCACCTGCTGGGACGCAATCGTGGGTCCGCTACAGGAAGCCGGTTTTCGCACCTTGGCGTTGAACCAGCGAGGATATTCACCCGACGCTCGCCCGCGGGGTGCTGGTAACTACACGTCAGCTGCCTTGGTTGAGGACGTCTTGGCGGTGATGGACGCTGCCGGCATCGGTAGTGCTCACATTGTCGGGCATGACTGGGGCGGCGCGGTTGCATGGAATCTGGCTGGGTCGCACCCGGAACGGGCCCGCACGCTGACGTCATTGTCGACTCCTCACCCGGCGGCCTTTCGAACCGTTGCCTTGCGCAGCACCCAGTTACTCAACTCGTGGTACATGGGGTTGTTCCAACTGCGCTGGGCGACAGAGCAGCTGTTGCACCCGGGAGGCCCATTGTGGGCGGCGTTGATGCGGGGTCTGCCCAAGCACCAGGCCCAGCACTACACCGAACGTATGCGAGCACCGGGAGCGTTGACTGCAGCGCTGAACTGGTACCGAGCTATGCCGCGGGAGTTGATCAAGCCAACCGTCAAGGCTGGTCGGATTGAAGTGCCCACCCTGTATATGTGGGGGGATCGGGATCCGGCACTCGGTAGAGCGGCGGCCATGGCTAGCGCCGATTTCGTAGACGCCGACTACACTTTTGTCGTGCTCAAAGACGTGGGCCACTGGATCCCAGAAACCGCCCCAGATTTGGTGGTATCAGGTCTGTTGGACTTCTGGTCCTACGAGGCCGAGCAGTCTGCGATGGCCAACCGGACTTGA
- a CDS encoding fasciclin domain-containing protein, with protein sequence MGVAGLAMVAALGLAACSTDSDTSAEDSMATASEMPAPEATGTNTIPEVAAAAGDFTVLVDAVTAAGLAETLSTGEYTVFAPTDEAFQPLVDDGTVTELLKDPEGQLTQILTYHVVEGKVTAEDVVKLDGQKVTTVNGDTLKVMVSDSGEVMLKDSSGGTVTVVQTDVEADNGVIHVIDGVLIPKS encoded by the coding sequence ATGGGAGTGGCCGGACTAGCAATGGTGGCGGCCCTGGGGCTAGCAGCCTGCAGCACGGACTCCGATACCAGTGCTGAGGATTCAATGGCGACTGCCAGCGAAATGCCAGCACCCGAAGCCACAGGGACCAATACGATCCCTGAGGTCGCAGCAGCAGCTGGCGACTTTACGGTTCTGGTCGATGCAGTGACGGCAGCGGGGCTAGCGGAGACGCTCAGCACCGGTGAATACACCGTCTTCGCGCCGACCGATGAGGCTTTCCAGCCGCTGGTGGATGACGGGACCGTCACGGAACTGTTGAAGGACCCTGAAGGTCAGTTGACCCAGATCCTCACCTACCACGTTGTTGAGGGCAAGGTGACTGCCGAAGACGTCGTCAAGCTTGACGGCCAGAAGGTCACCACGGTGAATGGCGACACGCTCAAGGTGATGGTGAGCGATTCCGGTGAGGTCATGCTTAAAGACTCATCCGGCGGCACTGTGACGGTGGTGCAGACCGACGTGGAGGCCGACAACGGAGTGATCCACGTGATCGACGGAGTCCTGATTCCTAAGTCCTAA
- a CDS encoding SDR family NAD(P)-dependent oxidoreductase, whose translation MKGPADLTDALLETGIVGSFTRIGYEARRRLYDWPSLADIARQQHFAGSRVVLTGATSGLGASAARTLARLGAELHIVGRNPVRTHAAAEDISQSAGGSPVTAHIADLTDLCAVNDLCDQLEPLGQIDVLIHNAGALVHSYGTASGHEQTYTAQVLAPQLMTERLLPQLASGGRVIVMSSGGMYSEPLRPTQMEYPEATFDGVKAYARAKRAQVELVAEWATVWQDREISFHAMHPGWVDTPGVRTALPGFYRMTRLVLRNGDEGADTLIWLAVSPPAELGSGGFWLDRNRRKTRRVPVASTTADDRTELFQFVQHQVRLAIADCSAS comes from the coding sequence ATGAAAGGACCCGCTGACCTCACCGATGCCCTGCTCGAAACGGGCATCGTCGGCAGTTTCACCCGGATTGGCTACGAGGCGAGGCGGCGGCTATACGACTGGCCATCGCTTGCTGACATCGCGCGGCAACAGCACTTCGCTGGCAGCCGCGTGGTCTTGACCGGGGCGACCTCGGGACTCGGTGCGTCGGCCGCGCGGACCCTGGCCCGCCTCGGCGCAGAACTTCACATTGTGGGTCGAAACCCGGTGCGGACTCATGCTGCTGCCGAGGACATCTCCCAATCCGCAGGTGGCTCACCGGTCACAGCCCACATCGCTGATCTCACTGATCTTTGTGCAGTCAACGATTTGTGCGACCAACTTGAGCCTCTGGGGCAGATCGACGTGCTCATCCACAACGCTGGTGCCTTGGTCCACTCCTACGGAACTGCCAGCGGCCACGAGCAGACCTACACCGCCCAGGTGCTCGCTCCCCAGCTGATGACTGAACGCCTGCTACCGCAACTAGCATCGGGGGGCCGCGTCATTGTGATGTCCTCGGGTGGCATGTATTCCGAGCCGTTGCGGCCCACCCAAATGGAATACCCAGAAGCAACCTTCGATGGCGTGAAGGCCTACGCGCGGGCCAAGCGGGCGCAGGTGGAACTCGTCGCTGAATGGGCGACTGTGTGGCAAGACCGAGAGATCAGTTTCCACGCGATGCATCCCGGCTGGGTGGACACTCCCGGAGTGCGCACTGCGCTGCCGGGTTTCTACCGCATGACCCGATTGGTACTCCGCAACGGTGATGAGGGCGCTGACACTCTCATCTGGCTCGCAGTCAGTCCACCCGCCGAGCTAGGTAGTGGTGGTTTTTGGTTGGACCGCAACAGGCGAAAAACCCGACGGGTGCCGGTCGCCAGCACAACGGCTGATGACCGCACGGAACTGTTCCAGTTCGTCCAGCATCAAGTCCGGTTGGCCATCGCAGACTGCTCGGCCTCGTAG
- a CDS encoding SRPBCC family protein, which translates to MAATDVTITVPIDAPAATVFDAMTDWARQSSWMLATTVRPVGPQRKAVGDRLEAFTGVKTPLGGLGFLDTMVVADWVPGRSVTVVHTGRVVQGSGTFAVTPRSKESCELAWTENLRIPGGPAGRLLWLLVSPFSHWAVRYSLQKFARQVESGSTDSATKV; encoded by the coding sequence GTGGCAGCAACTGACGTAACCATTACCGTCCCCATCGATGCTCCTGCGGCTACCGTCTTCGACGCTATGACCGACTGGGCTCGGCAGTCGTCGTGGATGCTGGCCACTACGGTCAGACCAGTGGGCCCACAGCGAAAAGCCGTGGGAGATCGGCTGGAAGCGTTCACCGGAGTGAAAACCCCTCTCGGCGGCTTGGGTTTCCTCGACACCATGGTGGTCGCCGACTGGGTACCTGGTCGCTCCGTCACAGTGGTTCACACCGGCCGGGTAGTCCAGGGAAGCGGCACTTTCGCGGTCACGCCGCGCAGCAAGGAATCTTGCGAACTGGCTTGGACCGAGAACTTGCGGATTCCAGGAGGGCCAGCCGGACGCTTGCTCTGGCTACTGGTCAGCCCCTTCAGCCATTGGGCAGTTCGCTACTCACTGCAGAAGTTCGCCCGCCAGGTCGAAAGCGGAAGCACTGACTCCGCGACCAAAGTCTGA